GGATTAGATGTTTTTGAGAACAGATCAGAATGTGTGCGCAAATCACTGATAATATTGACAAAGAGGAACTTTCACGCCTCCTGGACCGCCTTGGCAGGATGTCACGTGGGTTGCAATATTGTCATGGCTTGAACCCGGCCCAGTGGGACTGCCTTCGATTTATCGGGCAGGCGAATCGTTTCTCGCGGACCCCCGGCGCGTTGGCGTCATTTCTTGGAACGACGAAGGGAACGGCGAGCCAGACGCTGAATGCGTTGGAGAAAAAAGGCTATCTCAGCCGCGTTCCCGACCCCGACGACCGTCGCGTCCGGCATATCGAACTCACCGATCTCGGTGCGCGGTTGCTGGACGAAGACCCGCTGAACTGCCTCGACAAGGCAATTTCCAACCTCCCGCCAGAGACGGTGGACACGATGGCCGCCGGATTGACGCGGCTGTGCGCGGACATGCAGTCGCGGTGCGGCGGACAGGATCTGGGGATATGCCAGACCTGCGGCCATCTTGAAGGCACGACGGCGACCGGCAACATGATGTGCGGGTTCAAGCAGGCGGAACTGAGCTGCGAGGATGCCACGCGGTTCTGTGTGAATTTCATGCCGGAATCCGATACGCCGGACACCGACGACTGCTAACGGACACCGACGACTGCTAATAAGAATACGGGGTAGCCTGCCGATGCGAATGGGTCAGGCGCCGGTGAACGCTTGCAGACCGGTTTGTGCCCGGCCGAGGATCAGGGCGTGAATGTCGTGTGTACCCTCATAGGTGTTCACGGATTCCAGATTCATCACATGCCGGATGACGTGATACTCGTCGGAAATGCCGTTGCCGCCATGCATGTCGCGTGCGACCCGCGCGATGTCCAGTGCCTTGCCGGCATTGTTGCGCTTCATCAGTGAAATCATCTCCGGCGTGGATTTTTCCTCGTCGATGAGCCGCCCGAGCCGCAGGCTGCCGTGCAGTCCCAGCGTGATCTCGGTCTGCATGTCCGCGAGCTTCTTCTGGATGAGTTGGTTCGCGGCGAGCGGGCGCCCGAATTGCTTGCGCTCCAGCGTGTAGTCGCGTGCCGCGTGCCAGCAGGCCTCCGCAGCACCCATCGCACCCCAGGAGATGCCGTAGCGCGCCTTGTTCAGGCAGCCGAACGGGCCGCCGAGGCCGCGGGCATCGGGCAGCTTGTTTTCTTCCGGCACGAAGACCTCGTCCATGACGACCTCGCCGGTCGCCGACGCGCGCAGGGAGAATTTGCCTTCGATCTTCGGTGTCGCGAGGCCTTTCATGCCGCGCTCCAGTATAAAGCCGCGAATCTCGCCTTCGTCATCCTTCGCCCAGACGACAAACACATCGGCGATCGGTGCATTCGAGATCCACATCTTCGCGCCCGACACCGAAAAGCCGCCATCGACAGATTTCGCCCGCGTCACCATGCCGCCCGGATCGGAGCCGTGATCGGGCTCGGTCAGGCCGAAGGCGCCCACCCATTCGCCGCTGGCGAGCTTCGGCAGGTATTTCATCCGTTGCTCTTCGGAGCCATAGGCGTAAATCGGCCACATCACCAGGGATGACTGCACCGAAAGCGCGGACCGGTATCCGGAATCCACCCGCTCGACCTCGCGCGCGATCAGCCCGTAACAGACATGGTTCACGCCTGCGCAGCCATAGGCTTCGGGCAGGGTTGAGCCGAGCATGCCCAGTTCGCCCAATTCGTTCATGATCTCGCGGTCGAAGGTTTCGTGGCGATTGGCCTCGAGTATGCGCGGGAGCAGCTTTTCCTGGCTATAGGCCCTGGCCATGTCGCGCACCATCCGCTCGTCTTCGGAGAGCATGTCGTCGAGCAGCAACGCATCGTCCCACTGGAAACGCGGCTTGTCGCCGCCGGTGCGTGTCGGTTTTGCGTTGTCGGACGCGAGGCTCATGCTTTCGACTCCTGGTGTTTCAGCAGATCATGGTCGGGAGGTACAGATTCCCATGTGCAGACGTTTCATTGTCCCGGAATATGAGACCCGGCGCGTCAGTCCCTGACGGTTTCGAATTCGCCCGGCGACGTGATTTCGAGCAGTTCACAGTCTTCCGACATCCACAGGGCGTCGTGCATGATGCCGTCGGGCTGATAGAAGCAATCACCCTTGGAGACGGAGACTTCGCCTTCGCCGTCGAACCAGAAGCGGGCCTCACCCTGCAACACGTAGATCATCTGGAAGTCGGTCATATGGGCATGCTTGCCCGTGTGATGGTCGGCCGATGGGTCGGCGATGCGAATGACATGGGCGCTGAACTGACCCTGCGTCGCGTCCCGGATGCCCAGATCGCTGTATTCGAAGTCTTCGCGCAGCCCCTTTGTCCACTCGGCATCGCGCGCGTGCTTAACGGTAAATTTTTCTTTTCCCGCTTTCATGAATTCATTCCTC
This is a stretch of genomic DNA from Alphaproteobacteria bacterium. It encodes these proteins:
- a CDS encoding cupin domain-containing protein codes for the protein MKAGKEKFTVKHARDAEWTKGLREDFEYSDLGIRDATQGQFSAHVIRIADPSADHHTGKHAHMTDFQMIYVLQGEARFWFDGEGEVSVSKGDCFYQPDGIMHDALWMSEDCELLEITSPGEFETVRD
- a CDS encoding acyl-CoA dehydrogenase; amino-acid sequence: MSLASDNAKPTRTGGDKPRFQWDDALLLDDMLSEDERMVRDMARAYSQEKLLPRILEANRHETFDREIMNELGELGMLGSTLPEAYGCAGVNHVCYGLIAREVERVDSGYRSALSVQSSLVMWPIYAYGSEEQRMKYLPKLASGEWVGAFGLTEPDHGSDPGGMVTRAKSVDGGFSVSGAKMWISNAPIADVFVVWAKDDEGEIRGFILERGMKGLATPKIEGKFSLRASATGEVVMDEVFVPEENKLPDARGLGGPFGCLNKARYGISWGAMGAAEACWHAARDYTLERKQFGRPLAANQLIQKKLADMQTEITLGLHGSLRLGRLIDEEKSTPEMISLMKRNNAGKALDIARVARDMHGGNGISDEYHVIRHVMNLESVNTYEGTHDIHALILGRAQTGLQAFTGA
- a CDS encoding MarR family transcriptional regulator, translated to MSRGLQYCHGLNPAQWDCLRFIGQANRFSRTPGALASFLGTTKGTASQTLNALEKKGYLSRVPDPDDRRVRHIELTDLGARLLDEDPLNCLDKAISNLPPETVDTMAAGLTRLCADMQSRCGGQDLGICQTCGHLEGTTATGNMMCGFKQAELSCEDATRFCVNFMPESDTPDTDDC